GGTGCATAAACCAAGCGAAAACTGAATAACATATGCCGCTCATATTGTTGTTGCAGCAGAAAATTGTTTAGGCCATCAATATGAATGCATGATTATATTGAGGCCGATAGTTCTGCGCCCTTAAGATTTTGTTGTGAGTTCAATAAGTGCTTAGTATTTGTGTAATTCAGGCATGCATAAGTACCCAGATGTATATCAAAGCTAAAAGCCAGTTAATTAGTGTGGAATTATCCCCAACCTAGTGCGAGTACTTTTTCCACTCAGTGTCTGCGTTCCCAGTGCTTTGCCCAATACCCATGTTGAGTAGTTTGCAAGCGTTTCTAGTTGTTGTGCActgaaaattaaacaaaatgtaaTTCGCACAATTCGCAGATATTCAGGATATGTAGGCACTTACGCCAGCTAGATGAGCCAGATATACATTATACACCTTCTTAGAGATATAGATTTGCGATTGTTAGGGGCTGAAGAAGGACCGCCTTGGAACTGCCGCTTATTTCAGTTCCCCCCTATAGAATGCTGATTGTAGAACCGAACGATTGTATAAACTCCACTTAGAAGAGAGCACCACTCTATCCATGCCACTACTAAAGGTCCATGCCACATAGCCATGTTATATAGGGATTGGACGAGCAGGGAGGGTTTTACAAAGGATATAGACAGATCGGGAGTCAGGAAGAAAAAAAAGGGTGCAGCAAGTGGTTTATTTTTCTACCAACAGATTGCAAGCGATTGAAATACATAGTTGATTACTCGACGAACAGCAGCCATTACCTAAGTCGTGTGTATATACGAGATATATCTacctacatacatatatatatttttggaaaGCAAATCAAGTGTATCTTGATTATATCGGCTGGCTGTATTCAGGTCGCGGCCAAGTACTAAGCATATTTGCAAACGATATTGATCAGtgtaaatgttaaaaataaatcgaaaGTTCGCACGTTTGCCTTGGTTGTTTGGTTCGAATAGAATGCATTCGTTGTTCTTTAGTTATTCTGAACATTATATAGATATCGGATTAATTCATGTGTGCAACTTGTATCGTACCTATAATATTGCATTCCAACAAAAGCAAAATCAATAATTCAGAAAAAGCACATGAGCAGAGTAACAagagaatatatataaatatatatgctaTATGTAAATGTAAATTCATTAGAAAAATGAACAACTTTtccgaaaaataaaatgtatattcaaatattaaagaaactttttattttgggtTCTGAAAGTTTGTAGTCTCGACTTCAGTGTCAAACTAACCGGTTGAGTTTATTTCGATGACTCCATGTTACATAAAATTGTTATAAAGATTTGTTTGTGAAAAGACAACCCCTTCACAAGTTTTCTATTAAACGAAGCGATGGCACAAAGGCCCTACGGAGGATTCTTGGGGTGAAGTGGTACCATTATGTCGAAAATAGCGTTTTATTTCGTGACACGGGAGTACCAACCGTTACTGTGATGATAACACAATTCTCAAATCGCTACAGGGATCTCTTACTGGTGCATTCAAACCGCCTGGCCAGACGTCTTGCCACACCACTGGGTCGACGTCGTCTCGGCAGACGACACTCTGCAGACCTATGGATCCTCGGTCATGATAGACATGAGCGACTTTTATAAGTTAAATTTGATTAACCAGATATAGAACATGCCCCACTGACTCTTCACCCACCCGCTGAATTCGGGATTTTTTGGTTTAAACAACATTCAACAAGAAAGCAAGAACCTTACTTGTGATGCATGTTAATAAACTTTGTGCCTACAAAGGcttatttcaaaataaaaaaaaaaattaaagtttctgTACAGGTTTGTGAAACATTGATGTTTTATGGGCGCTTACTGTCTAGCGTCTacatttttgaagattttgtaGAAGTGTAAATGGactttgttcttattatcaatacccatctgcatgcaaaaaattatttaaatcggACTATTCATTAAAATCTTATATCGAaacaataattaataattgCAAACTTAACAGAGGGCGAGATGGAGGTTTTACGATAAGTGgcgtgtatgtatgtatagtGAACTTCAGATATGTGTTTTTATTCGAAATTAAGACTTGAGTAAGATTTACCACAAACTGTGAATAAATCTACATAGAGGGAAACATACATACGTATCGCTCATAAACCAGAAGTCTGAAATGTTCCAAGAAATAGCATTTTAAGATAGACGCATTTAATCTTTAAACTTCAAAACCTTTAAGCGCATATTAGCGTGATTAAAAACAttacaaattcttttataaagataggataatacaatttttacgCAACTTAGATTAATGCACAAATACTAtttctgcatatttatttctaAAATCGTTTTTCAGAGCGATATGTTAAGAATTACAGCCGGAGAGATTTGTGTCTCAACGTCACCGCGGATAATAAATAACTCATCTTTAAAAGTGAAGCATACTTTCAGGATAAATTGGATTGCAATTTTAAAATGTCTTTTCGGCGGTGAAAAACTTGGAGCATTATATTTACGACAACAAGGAACGCTATAAGTcgaaaaaaatcttcgaaaaTGTGGGTGCAAATTTTTGCGATTTGTGGGCGCTTAAGTCAAGGCAATCGGCTGAAGCAAATATGGGCTTTATAAGGCCTAGAGAATATGCATGACAAATATTACCTCTCTATCTTTAACAAGAAGAAATGCTATAGTTGAGTGTCTCGACTGTCTCAAATTACAATTACATTGACTAGTGATCCTggtaaatataaattatttaaattggtGCGTTCTTATTAATGTTACATGATTTGCAACGACTACAATATACCCTATACCGGGGTAAAAGTACCATTTGCAATCGAATGACATTATAAGACACGAAGCAAAGAATGCATGGATAACATTAAAAATCGGATGCAGCTTTTcttttcaattaatttaaagaaccgtattaaatacttttgaaaatgttctGAGAAAATACAGAATACCCTAAGTCATTATCGACTAAACTGATTGCATTTTTACAGAAATGCGGCCCCATCAGTTCATCTTCCAAGTGTATCAGAGGGTAAACTTATAAGTTCGTTCTCCTTCTGCCTTTAAAGAACCTGTTTGTTTTacttacaaaaaccttggatTTAGTTTTAAGGCTCATAAAATTATTAGTTTGTTAGAGTCCACACAAAAATAAAGTAGCACTTACACGGATTTCATTTGCTCAGGCTTTcgtttaatataaaaatatacatataatgtGTAGATATGCcataatatacatatttaatgatttaaaaataacaagaGAACAGATTGCTGACAGAAATTTATTTTCGCTTGTTATTAGATGTAAACGATATCAAAATACTTTTAACTAGATGCATGAGAGTCGACAGATTGAGTGGGAGCCGGCGACCGCATTTTCATACGTTTCGCTGGCttgttaaataattttgagaTAGGGATACAATGAGCGTCGCGACTGTTGCCGATGTTATGGAAGCTGGTTAACTTCTCTTTAGGTATAATACTTTGGCAGCCAAAAACTAAGAATGAGCTAGGCAAAAGGTCCTGACAAAGATGCAACgaactaataattaataaacaatCAACTCGGACGCTGAAAAGGCAGTACGCTAATGGTTAATGCGAGAATAACTAATGATACGACTTAGAGATAAACTAGAAGGCTTAACGACTAAAGGAGCTTTGATTCACTTTCGCAATTCGGGCTTGGGCTGCCGCCCGTCCGgagctataaatagttttaACTAGCTTTATACATGTGTGTTTGGTTAGAAATAATTTACACTTTTTGGTTGCCCTTTAGCTGCGCTGCCAGCTTGGGTTACGTGCATATCTCGCTGCTGGCGGCGCAGGAATTACTTGACACATTGGCATTCAACGCTCCTGTTCCCGTAGACATGCTGGCCGGCAAACTGGATGAGGATGAAggggctgctgctgctgtggcgGGTGGGGTTGTGGTGGAGTCTGGTTCTACCTGCTGCGCATGGGCCTGAGCAGCCACATTGTTCGTCTTGCTGTTCTCGAGTTTGGCTCTATTCAGCGCCTCCTCGCGCTCCTTGGCATCGAAATACCAGACGGTGATGGCATAGCGGGTACGATGAGCGGGCTGCACTTCGTGGGGATTTCGGATGTCCGACCAGAAGAATATCAGACGGTCGAACTTGGGCTCAATGTCTGCCACTGTTGTTCCGGGCGTCGGTCGAATTCTGTCAATAGTTTAGATTTAAGTTGGTTTTCTTGCGCTATAGTAAGTTATGTAGCCTTACCGAAGTATGCCGCCACTTTCCCGCGCATCCCAGTTGATGTTCAGGTAGTAAATAGCCGTTATTACACGGCCATCCTTTTTGGGATTGTCCACATGCATGACGTAATGTGTTCCCGATCCTGGATAGCAGGCGACCATGGCCTAGAGAATTATTTGATTAGTTAATCGTATTAGTACTATTTTGCGCATGCTTACCCTTGTGCGCTCCCTGATGTGATAGTTGCCCAAAATGCCATTGTCCTTCATGGTGTTGACTCGATACACCACCGAGTCGATCTGGAAATGATTGATAGAATTGATAAAAAGACATTTTTCGGTATAAGTTGTATTTCCCAGTTTCTTAAGGTATTGTCGAAGttaattcaaaataaatttcaatattaatTTCTTCTTGAGTTGCTTTCTAACCCGTTTTAATGGACTattcaaaacaaaacaaaaaacatttttaataattgtcataaaatatttaaaattttaggaCTAATTCAACAGACAGATGCAATCTCTGTAAGCTCTTTGAAAGGGCTGACCTCTTCACTATTGCCTTAAATAGGCACAAGACAATTTACTTCGACCATAGAAATCTTAGTTTGCTGAAAGTCATGTTCGGAATAGGATTAGATGTCGTAAGCAACTCACCTGGTTAGTCAGATACCAGACACTGCTGCAGCCCGGCTCATTGCCACCGACCCACTTGATCTTGTCCCCTCGGATCTTGTCCCCGCGCGCCGCCAAAGATGGGGCATCGGGCATCTGGTTGGTCACCACCTGGCCATCGTGGAAGGCCCCTGCGTTGTACATGCTTCGCACCTCGTTGAGGATCTTCAGACCCGTCTCCATGCCCAGGAAGTCGTCCACCACGGACAACCCATACTGGTTCATGTCACTGATGATGTTCCGGCACAGATCCTCATAGCGGCGCTCGCTGCGGGTAAACAGAAGGGAAACAAAGAACGTTAGTCAGAAATAGAATTTCAATTGCGTTTCAAATAGTCGAGAGAAGGAGAGCGAGACATTTAGAGACCTTTCAAGGCCGTTAATCTGTAATTGATTTACAGATGCCTATGTTAGTGAGGTCACCTTGGGGAATCCCCTGCATTCTATAGATCTAGACAGCGCTTTTCCTCGCTATTTATAGAACAAAATTGTTATTGCACTTAAGCTTTTTTACCGGTGTTAGAACAACCAGAACTGAGTTGCATACAATTTTACGACTTTTTTATGGTGCACCCACAAaaccaatatttttatacaagTCAGTGAGTCCCAGTCACGTAGGCCACCCTGAACTGAACGGATCAGAACAAAACTGGCCCACTCACACCATTTGGACCAGACGATCGCAAAATTCTGGATAAGCAAGGCAAAGCTGCACATtgcgaaaaataaataaataaaacagagATGAAACATTTTCGCACAAGTTCACAGAAGCTATTAGGTCATAAAGTCAAAATTATTGTCGCACAACAAAAATTACTGAAACGTGCGACATGGTTGATCAACAATGAGTTTCCCGGAATTGGAAAGGTGGAGAACTACTACCCATCCAAGGGGCCTTTGTGCTTATTTCTTCAAAAAGCGAATTGTGCTTAGCCAAcatattaatatcaaaattggaATTTACAGGTTGCCTAGAGATTAAGATACAAAAAAGACGACATTAAAGACCACAAACAGAAACC
This region of Drosophila subpulchrella strain 33 F10 #4 breed RU33 unplaced genomic scaffold, RU_Dsub_v1.1 Primary Assembly Seq354, whole genome shotgun sequence genomic DNA includes:
- the LOC119560927 gene encoding egl nine homolog 1 isoform X1, which encodes MSRGRGKVRESASDSNSHSGSKSAMDPPRCSTCGTQQNLLRCAKCKAVYYCSPAHQHLDWPDHRTSCRLLTRQKANSGSNNNKQQRQQIQQLQQAVASANLESNGAGANCSTAQMMTPAHQAQSWPSEVDNLLNLLGQPGSQEKAATAETEVGQRQQQHQHHHNHHHHHGEKSSSYQIGLADASFMGSGSERRYEDLCRNIISDMNQYGLSVVDDFLGMETGLKILNEVRSMYNAGAFHDGQVVTNQMPDAPSLAARGDKIRGDKIKWVGGNEPGCSSVWYLTNQIDSVVYRVNTMKDNGILGNYHIRERTRAMVACYPGSGTHYVMHVDNPKKDGRVITAIYYLNINWDARESGGILRIRPTPGTTVADIEPKFDRLIFFWSDIRNPHEVQPAHRTRYAITVWYFDAKEREEALNRAKLENSKTNNVAAQAHAQQVEPDSTTTPPATAAAAPSSSSSLPASMSTGTGALNANVSSNSCAASSEICT
- the LOC119560927 gene encoding egl nine homolog 1 isoform X2, whose protein sequence is MITSTTTDYKNFFKHSAHPANAEQYFRDLLDKRERRYEDLCRNIISDMNQYGLSVVDDFLGMETGLKILNEVRSMYNAGAFHDGQVVTNQMPDAPSLAARGDKIRGDKIKWVGGNEPGCSSVWYLTNQIDSVVYRVNTMKDNGILGNYHIRERTRAMVACYPGSGTHYVMHVDNPKKDGRVITAIYYLNINWDARESGGILRIRPTPGTTVADIEPKFDRLIFFWSDIRNPHEVQPAHRTRYAITVWYFDAKEREEALNRAKLENSKTNNVAAQAHAQQVEPDSTTTPPATAAAAPSSSSSLPASMSTGTGALNANVSSNSCAASSEICT